A single genomic interval of Spirochaetota bacterium harbors:
- a CDS encoding ABC transporter permease, which produces MTFFSAMKRFYRELLSNIDYIIYYVKALEKAKVSTTALGYLWWFLDPLLNMGIYIILVRVAFSQKDPYYPVFFFSAMLVWRYFSMSVQQSVSSITSNLSLCRDNYVPKFIFPLAVCISSLTPFLFSLGFLGILMVVYGLPFTVYMLYLPLLIVALFLLTWACSMMVAHINVFMNDFSNILPHIIMIGMFATPIFYNIDKIPQKYIFFMKLNPVGILTTSFRDIFTYGQAPPTMRVLYLIFITIFFIMLGIYILYKNDQIYNRINAR; this is translated from the coding sequence ATGACTTTTTTTTCGGCAATGAAACGTTTTTATAGAGAATTGTTAAGTAATATAGATTACATTATTTATTATGTAAAAGCACTGGAAAAAGCCAAAGTGTCTACTACAGCTCTAGGTTATTTATGGTGGTTTTTAGATCCTTTATTAAATATGGGAATTTATATTATTCTTGTGAGAGTAGCTTTTTCACAAAAAGATCCTTATTATCCAGTATTCTTTTTTTCAGCTATGTTAGTTTGGCGTTATTTTTCTATGTCTGTTCAACAATCTGTATCCAGCATAACATCAAATTTGTCTTTATGTCGAGACAATTATGTTCCTAAATTTATTTTCCCTCTAGCGGTTTGTATATCATCACTAACTCCGTTTTTATTTTCTTTAGGTTTTTTAGGAATATTGATGGTGGTGTATGGCTTACCGTTTACTGTATATATGCTATACTTACCTCTTTTAATAGTTGCATTGTTTTTACTTACTTGGGCTTGTTCTATGATGGTGGCTCATATTAATGTCTTTATGAATGATTTTTCTAATATTTTACCTCATATTATTATGATAGGAATGTTTGCAACTCCTATATTTTATAATATAGATAAAATCCCTCAAAAATACATATTTTTTATGAAATTAAATCCAGTAGGAATATTGACAACAAGTTTTCGAGATATTTTTACTTACGGACAAGCTCCTCCTACCATGAGAGTATTATATTTAATATTTATTACTATTTTCTTTATTATGTTAGGTATCTATATTTTATATAAAAATGATCAAATTTATAATAGAATTAATGCACGATAA
- a CDS encoding ABC transporter ATP-binding protein translates to MNKNIIEAKNITLTYTIRSSFSLKKIFTKTELDSTINKIEALKGISFNLEKSKNLGIIGTNGSGKSTLLKILSKTFAPDTGSLTIDAKKIQLLTLGAGFIEDLTGRDNLYLNALLLGIPKKDLDNGLAEEIIEFSELEKFIDLPMYTYSSGMRSRLTFSVSACIRPSLLLLDEVFSVGDAHFKAKSTERIKQMINSDNSVVMISHDTKAIEEHCENSLWLHKGEVKMTGTSKDVMKEYLEFTK, encoded by the coding sequence ATGAATAAAAATATAATTGAAGCTAAAAATATTACATTAACCTACACAATTCGTAGTAGTTTTAGTTTAAAAAAAATATTTACAAAAACAGAGTTAGATTCTACAATTAATAAAATTGAAGCGCTAAAAGGAATATCTTTTAACTTAGAAAAAAGTAAAAATTTAGGTATTATTGGGACAAATGGTTCTGGTAAATCTACTTTATTGAAAATCCTATCAAAAACATTTGCCCCTGATACAGGATCTTTGACAATTGATGCTAAAAAAATACAATTGCTTACTTTGGGAGCTGGATTTATTGAAGATTTAACTGGTAGAGATAACTTATACTTAAATGCTTTGTTATTAGGTATCCCTAAGAAAGATCTTGATAATGGATTAGCTGAAGAAATTATAGAGTTTTCAGAATTAGAAAAATTTATTGATTTACCTATGTATACTTATTCAAGTGGAATGAGATCTCGTCTCACATTTTCAGTATCAGCTTGCATTCGACCAAGTTTACTTCTTTTAGATGAAGTATTTAGTGTAGGCGATGCACATTTTAAAGCTAAAAGTACAGAGCGTATCAAACAAATGATTAACTCTGATAATTCTGTTGTCATGATTTCCCATGATACAAAAGCGATTGAAGAGCATTGTGAAAATTCTTTATGGCTTCATAAAGGCGAAGTGAAAATGACTGGAACATCCAAAGATGTTATGAAAGAATATCTAGAATTCACAAAATAA